The Chanodichthys erythropterus isolate Z2021 chromosome 12, ASM2448905v1, whole genome shotgun sequence genome contains a region encoding:
- the hsf2bp gene encoding heat shock factor 2-binding protein, translating into MKTSNTVIVSALSSAGEDVGSDCFVRVRKRDLEKLEAEVRTLREFMPKVINSDFIETIQKGRSLDAFKERSEREQQQQRDDCLHIRSRLEAALSDCQRERQEKLVLKQQLWECREQLQQQKDFCTELGAASCTLLWSASQREEAIRDILTDGKLEPFLSIAGQTLESFIKSLDEDAKPQQSYNSHEHHFVLALAGVVTNVAAVSCGRDFLSSSAHILLGTLMRLLGLMKPGVFPKLKVLMLMALYNITISVNGLKLISESHGLLPLLCTLLEDPDPEVCLQSLRLLQSLLLERDIMSHVTTDFLSSFPLHRIHHLASSCHSALKQTAQETLEDLASFTNTQTKVTEKEQ; encoded by the exons ATGAAAACAAGCAATACAGTTATTGTTTCGGCTTTGTCATCTGCAGGAGAG GATGTGGGATCAGATTGCTTCGTTCGAGTCAGAAAGCGAGACTTGGAGAAATTGGAGGCAGAAGTCAGAACACTACGAGAGTTTATGCCAAAAGTAATCAATAGTGACTTTATTGAAACTATTCAAAAAGGAAGGTCTCTGGACGCAT TTAAAGAGCGCAGTGAACGTGAGCAGCAGCAACAGAGAGACGATTGTCTGCACATCCGCTCCAGACTAGAAGCTGCACTCAGCGACTGTCAAAGAGAGAGACAG GAGAAGCTGGTTCTAAAGCAGCAGTTATGGGAGTGCAGAGAGCAGCTGCAACAACAGAAAGACTTTTGTACTGAGTTGGGTGCTGCATCTTGCACCCTGCTCTGGAGTGCATCCCAAAGGGAGGAAGCGATCAGAGACATATTGACTGAT GGTAAACTGGAGCCCTTCCTGAGCATAGCAGGTCAAACCTTGGAGTCTTTCATCAAGTCTCTGGATGAAGATGCAAAGCCACAACAGAGTTACAACTCACATGAGCATCATTTCGTTCTGGCGCTGGCTGGTGTTGTTACCA ATGTAGCTGCTGTATCTTGTGGACGAGACTTCCTATCCTCTTCTGCCCACATCCTGTTGGGTACTCTGATGCGGCTACTGGGACTAATGAAACCAGGAGTATTTCCAAAACTCAAAGT ATTGATGCTAATGGCTTTATATAACATCACTATCAGTGTGAATGGACTGAAGCTTATAAGTGAGAGTCATGGACTTCTACCTCTTCTGTGCACCCTTCTGGAAG ACCCTGACCCAGAAGTGTGTCTGCAGTCATTGAGGCTCCTACAGTCTTTACTGCTAGAGAGAGACATCATGTCACATGTGACCACTGATTTTCTCAGCTCTTTCCCACTCCATCGTATCCACCATCTAGCTTCAAGCTGCCACTCCGCTCTCAAACAAACAGCCCAGGAAACACTTGAAGATCTGGCTAGCTTTACCAACACCCAGACTAAAGTCACAGAGAAGGAGCAGTGA